CTGACCTCATGCCAGTTTTCTTCAACAGAGTTCCTGCAGGATAAGGGGAACAATAGCAGAGGCCGTGGAGAATGCTACAGATGGCAGAGCTATGGGGCGAATAGGAGAATCCAGCCAGAGCATTTCCCCTGGGAAAGAAACTATACTGTGTGGTGTCCCTACTAGTTGGTATCTTGGAAATTACAAATCAACTCCACTAGAAAGACACCCACTACTCAGAGAAAATCCAAGGTCAGTCCCTGTCAGCAAGGGGAAGGGCACAATAGTACTAAGTCAGTGATGTTTGAACTTTTTCATCTCTCCTAATCCTCTATCCCATTCCAACACAGGTAAAGGAAtccagaagagagagggggaagaaAAGTTGCAGGAACTGACCACATCTGCTTTCTCTGTTAGGTCCTTTGATCCATCACAGCAGGAGAGAAaagcattaaataatttaaatatagagcgcagtggctcacgcctgtaatcccagcactctgggaggccgaggctggtgaatcatgaggtcaagagatcaagaccatcctggctaacacagtgaaaccccatctctactaaaaaatacaaaaaattagctgggcatggtggcgggcacctgtagtcccagctactcgggagactgagtcaggagaatggcgtgaacccgggaggcagagcttgcagtgagtggagatcgtgccactgcactccagcctgggagacagagtgagactccgtttaaaataataataataataaataataaataaataaataaacaaggagTTGAAACCTGGCTGGACCGGATTTGTTAGACCCAGAATTGCTAGAACATAAAATGTGTGTAAGATAATGCGAAAGAGATGGGAATTTAGTAGAGAATGATTGAATACAGctattagaaaaagagaaagctatGTCATGTTTATATCCGAACAGTTTTTAGACTGCTCAGTAAACTTCATGCTATTTGGAGGCACTGCAGTTGCACAGCCGTTATACTGTCTGTCATAACACTGAAAGTGAACTCACAGAACATGCCTGCTTTCATAAAGAACCCCGAGAATTCAATCTTCTTTGTAGAATGACTGCATGATTAACAATCTAACTCTAAGATTCTAATCACTTGACCCACAGTAATCTACTGTGATTTTAAAGTAAGCTGTTAATTGTCTTATGTGCAAGGCTAGCTTCTGTTTTTTGTGACACATTCTGATAAGAACTTCTCAATGGGAGTGATAgattttctttggattttctatTAAATGAAGTGAAGAAACTTTGACAAATCGGCATTTTAGATTTTGATGTCTCTAAGgagtcagtttttattttttaagaggagACTTGTTACACCCAAGCATGCATTCAAAAGagataaaactaaaagaagcttgcAATGGAATGGATCATTAAGGACCTTCTCAGAAATAGATGAAATGGATGTGGGCTTTAGCAGTTGTTGTTGTGGATGATTCGGCACTTCAGGAGCTTGAGATAATTGTCGATCTTATGTGAATCCCTGCGTAGGCAGTGGAGCAGGTTATAATAAGCAGAAAGGCGAGACTCTTCATCAGCCATCTGCAGGGATGGAAGTCCCGACCAGACAGGGTAGATCTCATTTtctttggtttcaggatgaaCCTAATCACAAAAAAACAGTGACTTATTCTTCATATTATTAGCATTTGTATGTCCTTGTTCTTTCTAACTGTTGGATTAAGAATTGAGAATGAGATATGAATGTAAAGTTTTAGACAAAGGCAATGATTTTTGTATATCTGGGCCAGTGTATCAGAAACCTATTCATCTAAAAACTAGAAGCAGAATACACGTTTAGGTTTTCTGACGTCTATGTGATCACAGATGAAGTATGTTTTTGCAGGAGTAGACAGATGAAGAACCGGAAAGGTACTATGTAAATATCGACAAAGATTTGACCAAGAGACAATGGAGTAGCTCGCTTCGGTGCTCTCATTCGAGGAACTATTTCATTTTCCCATTTCCCCAGTCTTGTCCCTGATGTATCCTTTGTGCTTTATTCTTCCTGAcatcctttattttcttcctgctttgaACTCAATCTATTCCCTATCTAGTGTATGttccaaaaactttaaaaaagatgtACTTGTACTTGATGCTTTGGGGTACAGATAATTTAGTGATGACCATGACTAAGAAAAGCTGCTAAGCAGTCAGGAGATTTTCATTTCCTCAAATTTCTAGGGGAAACAATTGCTTTCTTTTGAGGTCCCTGGGCTGGGAGATGCTGGGGAAAGCACCTACAAGAAAGGGGTACAGGCCGGGCAGGGTGGTTTACTCTGGTtcacgcactttgggaggcttgaggtcaggagttcaagaccagcctggccaacatggtgaaaccccatctctacaaaaaaaacacaaaaattagcgaaGCCTATTGGtgcacgcctgttgtcccagctacttgggaggctgaggcatgaggatcgcttgaacccgggagacagagattgcagtgatcaagccactgcactccagcatgggtgacacagtgagaccttgtctaaaaaaaacgAAAGGTCAGGGGATTGCTGGCAGCAACCCTTCAGTGGTGAGGGCTGTATGGTAGGGTTGGGGGCATGGCTGTGATAACAAAAGGAGGCTGAACAGCACAACAGAGGGCATGCTATGTTTCTTCACACTCTGTAAGCCTTTGCAAACCAGGAAAGCCCAGAGTTCTTAGAGACCAAGTAACCATTTTAGCAACTTTAGGGATGTCAGCTAGTTTGGAGAGCTATTAGGTATAAATCTGGATGTAGACATGGATCTACTAAACCTTTTTCTACAGAGTGagaatatttttcaaatctgGGATTCCCTGTTGGaattaaagtgtgtgtgtgtgcatgcctgtgtgtgtgcatgtgtgtgtgtgtattcattgaCTGGctttatgtttttagttttaatttttggtacTTGAGCCCTAAGACAAAATTTACTGTGTAAGGGATAATGATatgaataagaataaataaataagtggtagagaaaaaagaacagaaaacggAGTACTATAGAACAAATTAGTGACCTCAGAAATTAGGTTTACAGTAATCATACATTCCAAGGTTAATATgtactttgtgtttgttttagatatattttctcccatgaaaataacaaaaatgatacATGATAACATGTACTTAGtacacaaaaagagaaatacaaaattgtTCCTGTTATTATTCCTataatcatgtatttttctttagatGGTACATTATCCCTGAAAACCTCAGAAGCTGTTTAGGTATTATCTCACTAATGTTGAAATTATCCCATCTGAATGGAGATATCTATTGCAAATACTAACACAATCTAAATATGACAGATTATTTGGGGGAGATTAAGTACAATGACATGAGTTTTGATTTTGGAGtcccaagaaaaaacaaaatttagaatgAGGCAACTTTCtataaattacaaaacaaagaCATTCCAGAAAAGATATATCCCCTTCTTTTGTGACTCCCTGCCATCTAGTGCTTGTGGGATCCCCTGAAATCAATGCAACCTGTGTGCACTGATGTCATTGTCTTGTCATGTTAATATCTGCTCCTCCCTGACAAGTCTGTGCAGCAGATCAGGGTGAGTGGCTGAGGGCCTATCTGatctgattttggttttcttctttctcccttcccactCTCATCCTCTCGtaaggggagaaaagagaaagcatcTGACCAGAATTTTCAATAGTGGGTGTCCTGGGATACTCTGCAGAAAACATGTATCTTGCAGATTCTATTCTCTAGTTTTCTCTCCCTTGAAAACACTTAACTTCCTGTCCTCAGGAAGGGGCAAGTCTTTTGTGGTTTTGCATATAGAGTAGGGAAAGTGACATTCGTCAAATAGCATTCTAAGATTCATTTACATTAGAATCTATGACTATGAACGACTAGGCTCTTGCTTTATTTAATAGCGGTCTAGAATATGGAATGCcgaaattttcttctttcaaaggGAAATATTTCTTATCACAGAGGTCACCGCTTAtattaatgagaaaaacaaagaagcacCAGGAGGCTACTCACCTGGCTGACTATCAGCTCCATGCCCTCTAGAAGCCGTTTGGTTTGCTCCTCGATCTCTACGGCTTTGGATAAGATAGCCTCCGGGGCTTCTTGCATACCACGTACTTCTGTGACTAGATGATACAGGGGCTCATTCCAGGATCGCAAAATGCTGACTATCAGGCTCAGAAAGTCTTTTTGCTACGAAACCATATAGAATAATTGCATTAAAATAGGTAAAATACAATGGGGTTAGTTACATGTGATTTTTGCTTAGACAGGCTGGACTaaaatatctctttttatttctatgtgtaGGTATATTTTTCTTTAGGTGATAGAagtttagaaatgtaaaatttaaactaTTGGCCTAAAcgttgctaaaattaaaaaaaaagtctggcttatttcaataATCACTTTTTCTAATGAGAGTTCTAATtgataaaatgaagaattttgtttttcctctgaaaTTCTACCATCTGTCCACTTAGCAAGATCTTTTGTATTTGATTGATTTGCTTGTCCTTGGGGAGAAACTAAAGTTTTGCCGGAACTCAGTAGGTGCCCAGAGTATCTGACTTGTGAGAAATATATTCCATTGGGGTCCGTGTCAAGGGGCCCAAATCATTCTCATCCAAGCATTCATTCATACTAATGAATCAAATTGTTCATCGAACTATTCATAAtttttgatttgtagttttatttgggGATCCTAGAATGAAGAGACAATGAAGGTGACATGGAATTCATCAACATGCTTTCCTTGATCTATGCAACCCCTGCCCCATGCTGCTGGCAGAGCAGTCTGTTCTCTTGGCTTATGCAGGTGAGTAAGATGGAACCAATGTTATCTTGAATAACCATGGAATTCACAATGGAGTTCTGGCTGCCTAGTTTTTGCTTACTACCAGGATCCTGTAGGAGACTGCAAGTAGCTGATTATCTCTGATGTAAAATGTTTACTTTGTAGAAGTACGTGAACTAGTCTAGTggtaacaaaaagaataaagaagaaataaatggacATTGCAATGGAAACATGTACGAGGATATGAAAGAAAGGAGCTATAAAGAGGTACAGGCCATAAAGTGAGTGTCAGTGTAGTTTTTCTAGGAGCATTGCAACACAATGATTAAGAGTAAGGGTTTTGAATTGAACGAAGCCAGGTTCACTGCTTATTTGCCATGTGACCGGTATAAATTCCATagcctttctgagcttcagtttccttatctcagTAAGTGTAATAACAGTACCTCATGTTATAGgatttttatgaggattaaatacagTAATGCCCATAAAGTGCCTGGCAATGTAGTACAATTTGAGCAttcctaatttaaaaatctgaaatctgaaatactccaatgagcattttgtttttttagcatCATGTAGGTGCTCAAAAAACTTAGGATTCTGGAGTATTTGGGATTTCTGATTAGTGATAACTCAACCTGTagatctcaataaatatttcctcttcctcctccttctcccctttctctttctcctccttctcttattatcataattattattaatgaacATAGCAGACAGAAATGTTGGTGCCATTCCTAAAACTGTAAATGGAGAATACATTGAATTTGTAGGGGGCATGTATATAAAGATGTTTGTTTTAAATCATGTTAAGGCTGTGATTATGGTAGACaaccaaaagggagaaattacaGCAACAGAAGATTGAAGCTGAGATACATGATTGGGGCTGATACACAGACTTGGTAGTCATTAGAACAGTGGCAATTGTTGTAGCtgtgaaaagcaaaatattatgttttacaggatctgttttgtgtgtgtgtgtgtgtgaggggagtGGTGACTTTTAACTAAGAAGTAAGAGAGGGCAGAAGAGTCAGTGAAGACTGAAAAAGTAGGTGTCAGAGAAGCAGAAATAGAACCAGAGTAGAGTCTTGAAAGTCCAGAAGAGTTGGCTCCAATAGTGCAGGGGTCAGTAATGTAACATGCTGTTGATATAGGAGTCACGAGTAACATGTAATAAATAcaactgcatttatttttcttacatatgCATAAATGTATATTTACCCACAGAAGTCAAATTCAGTTCAAACTTTCGTATAGTATATATACAATCCTAGCGACAAGGCAttggttaaaataattttatctgcaAGGACAATGTACAGATCTGCTATTTAGATTGCCGCTACCATCTTTACTTAGCATTTGATTTGACTCATATTTCATCAACTACATAATGTAATTTTTCGATTTCTTATTCTTCCTATATTTTTCTCTGCGTGTACAATTACCACTGTATTACAGCACCTCTAATAACCTATCACCATGATAATACGGTGTACTGCCTTGGTTGTTTTGGTGCAAAGCCTGGATGAAGGACTCACATTGATCTGTTGGGCTTGCTCCTTGTCTTCGGGGGTGGGAAGGGAAGAAGTGTGGCAGCTGTTAATGGTCCTGGTAATGAATCCCCGGCCATGGGTATACCGTTTATCCTGGAAATGATGAGACAAATTCAATTAGTTGGGGTTGTTTGggcattgaataaatgaatccatTACCAGAATACTAATACATTTGACAGatgtgtaacttttaaaaattagagctacataaaaatgaaaactaaagaatTAAGAAAGTAACCCTTTTGCCTACTTCCCCCCATTATCTCTGTAAACTCATTTTTTCATCTAGCTTTCATAAATCTCAATCTTTTCCCTTCTTTGCAATTCCCTTGTTGTTTACTTTTACCATTCACACAAATCACACAAGTTACTATTTGGAAAGCAAatgctaaaaataccaaaaatatgaaacaatacATTTTGTATTGAGAATCATCTTTCTTCAGCATTTGAGCCAAATGACATAGTGCAAATGTATTTACATGTATTCACTTAATCTCTTATTTACTGTGGGCCTAAACTGATAGACTTCTCTTAATAGgcattataaaattataacttttCTCTAAAAAGTTTCTCAGAGTCCACACACCTGTACCTTACTAAGTTCATGATAGACATGgaatacaacatttttttttattatgacaaAATAAGTCAGAAACACAGGGCACACAATTTTAGGAAATATAAACAATGGACTGAGGATAAGAGCAGAATAAAAAATGAGCTAACAAATTGACAGGAAAGACTAGTCTTTAGCAAAACTTATAAAAGTCCAAAGGAATTACTAGGAAGATTTGGAAGACAAAAGATAGCCAGTCAAAAATGGAGGATGAAAGAGAAATCAgagagtaaaaataattttatgaatgtaCATTTATTCTCTATGGAGGCCCCTGATTTATTAAAGCAGTAATCTATTGTCTGCTCCTTGATTGACCTAGAAGAGTTAACCTATGATTTCCAAAATAGGTTATTCAGACATAGAGTacatatttctgaaaaagaaaagaaagagggggaggaaggaaggaaggaaggaaggaaggaaggaaggaaggaaggaaggaaggaaggaaggaaagaaggaaggaaggaaggagggagggaactagggagggagggaagtaaggaaggggaagggaagggaggaaggaaggaatgagggaaggaaggaagggagaaaaagaaagaagaaagcactgGTTTCCAATTCTAAACTAGCCCTTTATTGTAATTATAAACCCATACAATGAAAATCCCAGAAAAATGATTTCTAGCATTTTGGGGTTTTTGAAGTtattaattgtttattttcccCAGCATGGATTCAGCTCAGTTTAACTCTATTCAATCCACCCAATTCGCTGCAGTGCAGTTCTTCGTTATTGGATATCTATTCTGTGCTAAGTGAAGAATGCCTGTGGAGTCTGACCCCTACATTCAAGAATAAGAAATCaacactcttccttctcctcagccCCAGCAAAGCATGCTTTAGGTCAggtgtttaaattttgtttattttttaaaaataaagtgaatttggctgggcgcggtggctcaagcctgtaatcccagcacgttgggaggccgagacgggcggatcacaaggtcaggagatcgagaccatcctggctaacatggtgaaaccccgtctctactaaaaaatacaaaaaaatagccgggcgaggtggcgggcgcctgtagtcccagctactcgggaggctgaggcaggagaatggcgtgaatccgggaggcggagcttgcagcaagctgagatccggccactgcactccagcccgggcgacagagcgagactccgtctcaaaaaaaaaaaaaaaaaaagaaaaaagaaaaaatttaaaagtcattaCATTCTTTGAGAATCTTTGCGATTTCATGGCACTGTCCCTTTCTTCTTGTTCCACATCTTATGAGCTGGTGTCTTCTTTCACGTGTTAAAGTGTAACATTTGAAATTTGGCTTGGGAGGTTTTCTAGGTTAACATGTAGTAGAGCCCAACAGATCATGGGAAGTCTCCTTCAGGGAGGAAGCCAGAAGCATGGTACTTACGAATTCGCTGAACATTTCTGAGGAGAGGTTATGGATGTAGTGGGACAGGACGACTGCGCGGTCAAACAGGTCTCGAAGGGTCACCTGGCATCTGGCAGCCCCACCAGGACAGACGGGCAACGGGGCCACGTTCTGGCACAGGAGCAGGTTTGacaccagcagcagcaggagggacCCTGCTTAAATAAGAATGCGAACCACTCTGAGATGATCTATTCCACGGAGGTTTTCAAAAGTAATCCTGCCGAGGAAAGCCTTATTGCTCCCCACTGCCCTCAGCTGCCTGATTTGGTACTGTAATGGCTGGGATGGGGGAAGAACCAATGCCTTCCACTGGGtaaatgtagatatatatatataattatgtttgCACAGATATATAGTTTGAGAAGTGGGTTACTTCCTGCATTTTTGTATGGTTCCCAGAAGTGCTTctgtactttgcaaatatttggaGCTTAAATTAATTCTGAGCTAGGGTGTTCAGGTCATTCTCTTAAGATAGTTTAATGTCTTGGGAGTTTCTGCAGATTTGCAGCAGTCAGGCTGTCCAGgagtctgtaatttttttttaactaggtgTGTCtgataatttacattttagaCACTGATATAACAAAAACAGCACAGTTGATCCTTTCAATTTATCATCCTGCTTGATAAGAATAAACACATGATTGTTTGATTGCTAATACTGAGTATGAAGAGAATTCTGACATAAAAATAATGCTGTAGCTTAGATCTGCTAACTCACCGTAATAATCCCATGTATTTGTTTGACACTTTGCCAAaagcattaaattttttttgtatatttgagcTTCATAATAACCTTGTGAGATACACTGGGCCTTTGTAATTATCATCAAATTATATTGATGAAACAGATGGCTTAGGGAAGTTAAATGATTTTTCCCCAAGTCGTATTATTAGTGGGTGAGAGAGGCATGATGCCAATACTGTGGTCTTTGCACATCGTCTTGTCACGTCACGTACACCTGTGGGCTCTCAGTCTGCATCTGTGTAATGGGGGCCGCATGAGTAGCTGTGATGGCTCAGTGTTTACGTAGGTTGTTGCCATCGCTTATAAAGAACAACAAGTTCTTTGCCTTTGATTGATTGCATCGCAACAGAGGCCCCAGAAAGCTTGATTTTATCCACTTTTCCTGCTCTAATTACAAAACACTCTGATCATTGTTGAAGGTTTTCAAAGCTTTGCCATCAATTTGCTATCTCAGCAAATGGACAGTTACAGTCCTGTAACATATCAATAACTTATactttcaaaaggaaagaaatgatataTAGCTACCAAATTTAAATCACTTGTTAACTTCAGTGACACTACCCCAAAAGAATGCCCAATATAAAACCGTGTTTATCACAAAACTTAAGTCCTTCAAAACCTTTAATAAATGCAATCGGAAATATCCAAGATAAAACTACGCAAATGCTAAAGATTAGTTTGTGAAAAAGTACCTAAACCTAAACActtaaaaatacctgaaaaattGTTTAGTGTAGGAAGTGACCTT
This is a stretch of genomic DNA from Rhinopithecus roxellana isolate Shanxi Qingling chromosome 4, ASM756505v1, whole genome shotgun sequence. It encodes these proteins:
- the PRL gene encoding prolactin isoform X2; the encoded protein is MNIKGSPWKGSLLLLLVSNLLLCQNVAPLPVCPGGAARCQVTLRDLFDRAVVLSHYIHNLSSEMFSEFDKRYTHGRGFITRTINSCHTSSLPTPEDKEQAQQINQKDFLSLIVSILRSWNEPLYHLVTEVRGMQEAPEAILSKAVEIEEQTKRLLEGMELIVSQVHPETKENEIYPVWSGLPSLQMADEESRLSAYYNLLHCLRRDSHKIDNYLKLLKCRIIHNNNC
- the PRL gene encoding prolactin isoform X1 — protein: MNIKGSPWKAGSLLLLLVSNLLLCQNVAPLPVCPGGAARCQVTLRDLFDRAVVLSHYIHNLSSEMFSEFDKRYTHGRGFITRTINSCHTSSLPTPEDKEQAQQINQKDFLSLIVSILRSWNEPLYHLVTEVRGMQEAPEAILSKAVEIEEQTKRLLEGMELIVSQVHPETKENEIYPVWSGLPSLQMADEESRLSAYYNLLHCLRRDSHKIDNYLKLLKCRIIHNNNC